From the genome of Acidimicrobiia bacterium, one region includes:
- a CDS encoding beta-lactamase family protein, producing the protein MVKLATESKYQSLLDELIRGGAAPGAALGIVTLTGEMVLATSGVRSLIDDSPIRSGDHFHLGSCAKAITATVAAELVEEGLINWYEPISSVCDLPTEASLAQLLNHTAGLPPFEEERELLGMPELPKDAVQNRRGFAEFVLGHRDSSPPGTAMRYSNAGYAVVGAVIDTLTNSSWEEAVRLRIFERLDLAAGFGWPAAARASNPWGHQLIDGRLVPHPPDDSYQLEPWIAPAGDIHMSFMSFLRWQHANLEALSSGSGALSPRVIRTVHENGYGWGRQQFAGHNISGHTGSADTFFAAAIILHDIGMGVVVTTNATWERCEPATMELLKEIVRAL; encoded by the coding sequence ATGGTCAAACTCGCAACGGAGTCCAAGTACCAGTCGCTACTGGACGAACTGATACGGGGTGGTGCTGCCCCGGGTGCCGCCCTGGGGATCGTCACCCTCACGGGTGAAATGGTCCTGGCCACATCGGGAGTTCGCTCCCTGATCGACGACAGTCCCATTCGATCCGGTGACCATTTCCATCTTGGATCCTGTGCCAAGGCCATCACCGCCACGGTCGCAGCTGAGCTGGTCGAAGAAGGCCTCATCAACTGGTACGAGCCGATCAGCAGCGTTTGTGACCTCCCGACCGAGGCATCACTCGCCCAGCTACTCAACCACACGGCAGGACTCCCCCCATTCGAAGAGGAGCGCGAGCTGCTTGGGATGCCCGAGCTTCCGAAAGACGCCGTCCAGAATCGCCGGGGCTTTGCTGAGTTCGTGCTCGGCCATCGGGACAGCTCGCCGCCGGGCACAGCCATGCGCTATTCGAATGCCGGGTATGCCGTGGTAGGTGCCGTAATCGACACGCTCACGAATTCCAGCTGGGAAGAGGCGGTGCGCCTTCGGATCTTTGAACGCCTCGATCTGGCAGCCGGATTCGGGTGGCCTGCCGCCGCTCGAGCATCCAATCCGTGGGGACACCAGCTCATAGATGGACGACTGGTTCCTCATCCGCCCGATGACTCGTATCAACTCGAACCCTGGATAGCGCCAGCCGGGGACATTCACATGTCATTCATGAGTTTCCTGCGATGGCAGCACGCCAACCTCGAAGCACTGTCGTCGGGGTCCGGGGCGCTGAGCCCGCGGGTCATCCGGACCGTCCACGAGAACGGCTACGGATGGGGACGTCAACAATTCGCCGGTCACAACATCAGCGGACACACCGGTTCAGCCGACACATTCTTCGCAGCCGCCATCATTCTCCACGACATCGGGATGGGCGTCGTGGTAACCACCAACGCCACCTGGGAGCGATGCGAGCCGGCCACGATGGAGCTACTCAAGGAGATCGTCAGGGCCCTCTGA
- a CDS encoding SRPBCC family protein: MPAAHFTHTVTSSATNLDQAWAGLQDPLTWATVAGITEVSKATFDGGGNLTGYLFTAVVAGKEYAGKADVRLSSRPTDMVVHISTSEIAGTIAANLVPGEDGVRVTITLDLQTRGLLAAMMFPLITGAIRNGLPEQVHQFAAHLAA, translated from the coding sequence ATGCCGGCAGCTCATTTCACCCACACCGTGACTTCTTCGGCCACCAACCTCGATCAGGCGTGGGCCGGCCTTCAAGATCCCCTCACATGGGCAACGGTTGCCGGCATCACAGAGGTGAGTAAAGCCACATTCGATGGGGGTGGCAATCTGACCGGTTATCTGTTTACCGCGGTGGTTGCCGGCAAGGAATACGCAGGAAAAGCCGACGTTCGCTTGTCCTCACGCCCGACAGACATGGTCGTGCACATATCAACGTCAGAGATCGCCGGAACCATTGCCGCCAATCTGGTGCCCGGCGAGGACGGGGTTCGGGTCACCATCACCCTCGATCTGCAGACCAGGGGTCTCCTGGCCGCAATGATGTTCCCCCTCATAACGGGTGCGATCCGCAATGGACTACCCGAACAGGTCCACCAGTTCGCCGCTCACCTGGCTGCGTAG
- a CDS encoding F0F1 ATP synthase subunit epsilon, whose protein sequence is MAASFRVDVVSPEATLWSGEATFIVARTPDGEIGIMAGHEPTMGALVTAAVHVEGADGKKTTIAVHGGFIQVLDNQVTLLTDRAQIVEGDANEARLAAAALAAIEDEA, encoded by the coding sequence TTGGCTGCCAGCTTCCGTGTTGACGTCGTTTCCCCCGAGGCCACATTGTGGTCGGGGGAAGCCACGTTCATCGTGGCAAGGACCCCTGACGGTGAGATTGGCATCATGGCCGGCCACGAACCGACCATGGGTGCCCTGGTAACCGCCGCGGTGCATGTTGAGGGCGCCGATGGGAAGAAAACCACCATTGCGGTCCACGGTGGCTTCATCCAGGTCCTCGACAACCAGGTCACTCTGCTAACCGACCGGGCTCAAATCGTCGAGGGAGACGCCAACGAGGCCCGATTGGCCGCCGCCGCCCTGGCGGCTATCGAAGATGAGGCCTAG
- the atpD gene encoding F0F1 ATP synthase subunit beta, with amino-acid sequence MAEVKSVGRIIKVAGPVVDVEFPPDGLPEILFALEVDLTLAGETKTIIAETAAHLGGGRVRAIAMSGTDGLVRGAEVRNTGGPITVPVGDQTLGHIFNLWGESLDAPELEFTGERWPIHRQPPIFEDVVPQTKVFETGIKVIDLLSPYLEGGKIGLFGGAGVGKTVLIQEMINRVATHHGGVSVFAGVGERTREGNDLFLEMQESGVIEKAALVFGQMDEPPGVRLRVALSALTMAEYFRDVQNQDVLLFIDNIFRFTQAGSEVSTLLGRMPSAVGYQPTLAGEMGFLQERITSLKGKSITSLQAIYVPADDITDPAPHTAFAHLDATTVLSRPLSAQGIYPAVDPLDSTSRALDPQVVGEDHFNLAAQVQQVLQRYKDLQDIIAILGIDELSEEDKLIVGRARRITRFLAQPMFVAKAFTGQEGIYTSLEESMASFKLILSGEMDKYPEQAFYMVGGADDVMAKARDMEKVGA; translated from the coding sequence GTGGCAGAAGTAAAGAGCGTCGGGCGAATCATTAAAGTGGCCGGTCCGGTGGTGGATGTTGAGTTCCCGCCCGATGGTCTGCCTGAGATTCTTTTTGCGTTGGAAGTTGACCTGACGCTCGCCGGTGAAACCAAGACGATTATCGCCGAGACGGCCGCACATCTTGGTGGTGGGCGGGTACGGGCCATCGCCATGTCCGGTACCGACGGTCTCGTTCGAGGTGCCGAAGTCCGCAATACCGGCGGCCCGATCACGGTACCGGTAGGAGATCAAACGCTCGGTCATATCTTCAACCTTTGGGGTGAGTCGCTTGACGCTCCCGAACTGGAGTTCACCGGTGAGCGCTGGCCCATCCATCGTCAGCCTCCGATCTTCGAGGATGTCGTACCGCAGACCAAGGTGTTCGAAACGGGCATCAAGGTCATTGACCTGCTCTCGCCATATCTCGAGGGCGGGAAGATCGGCTTGTTCGGTGGTGCCGGTGTCGGCAAGACCGTCCTGATTCAGGAAATGATCAACCGGGTCGCCACCCACCATGGTGGTGTCTCGGTGTTCGCCGGCGTTGGCGAGCGCACCCGTGAAGGTAACGACCTCTTTTTGGAAATGCAGGAGTCGGGCGTTATCGAAAAAGCTGCGCTCGTCTTTGGCCAGATGGACGAGCCACCGGGCGTCCGTCTTCGGGTGGCCCTGTCGGCTTTGACAATGGCCGAATATTTCCGCGATGTGCAGAATCAGGACGTGTTGCTCTTTATCGACAACATCTTCCGTTTCACTCAGGCTGGCTCTGAAGTGTCAACGTTGCTGGGTCGTATGCCGTCCGCGGTGGGTTACCAGCCGACCCTGGCCGGCGAGATGGGCTTCCTCCAGGAGCGAATTACCTCGCTCAAGGGCAAGTCGATCACCTCACTGCAGGCGATCTACGTCCCTGCTGATGACATCACGGACCCTGCTCCGCACACGGCCTTCGCCCACCTTGACGCCACGACCGTGTTGTCTCGACCATTGTCCGCCCAGGGTATCTATCCAGCCGTCGACCCGCTTGACTCGACGTCGCGAGCGCTTGATCCTCAGGTGGTCGGTGAGGATCACTTCAACCTCGCCGCCCAGGTGCAGCAGGTCCTCCAGCGGTATAAGGACCTCCAGGACATCATCGCCATTCTCGGAATCGACGAGTTGTCAGAAGAGGACAAGCTCATCGTCGGTCGGGCCCGGCGGATCACCCGGTTCCTCGCCCAGCCGATGTTTGTTGCCAAGGCCTTTACCGGCCAGGAGGGCATCTACACGTCCCTTGAGGAATCAATGGCCTCGTTCAAGTTGATCCTTTCTGGCGAGATGGACAAGTACCCGGAACAGGCTTTCTATATGGTCGGCGGCGCCGACGATGTCATGGCCAAGGCCCGGGACATGGAGAAGGTAGGCGCCTGA
- a CDS encoding F0F1 ATP synthase subunit gamma, with translation MASAELRDTRRRIKSVQSTMKITRAMELISASRIPKATSRVNQSKPYSNKLVEVIRNVSGASGGASHLLLEERSVETVGILVIASDRGLAGAYASTVIRIAERRALEYLGQGKNVRFFAVGKKAQSYFEYRKYKVDRAFLGVTDAPGYGDARAVANVVMDAYASETIDSLDAVFTRFKSAGSQEAMLTALLPITQVGEESEGEPSKSIDYSYEPSPGEILDRLLPRYVEATIFSMLLEASASEHSARRRAMKAATDNAEDLIRALTQRANRARQAEITTEISEIVGGAEALSQA, from the coding sequence GTGGCCAGCGCTGAACTTCGCGATACCCGACGGCGGATCAAGTCCGTCCAGTCGACGATGAAGATCACGCGCGCCATGGAGCTCATTTCCGCCTCGCGGATTCCCAAAGCGACCTCGAGAGTGAATCAGTCGAAGCCGTATTCGAACAAGCTTGTCGAAGTGATTCGCAACGTCAGCGGAGCATCCGGGGGAGCATCCCACCTGTTGCTCGAGGAACGATCAGTCGAAACGGTTGGCATCCTGGTGATCGCCTCGGACCGTGGATTGGCTGGAGCCTATGCCTCGACGGTCATTCGGATCGCCGAACGACGCGCCCTTGAGTATCTCGGGCAGGGTAAGAATGTACGCTTCTTCGCGGTTGGCAAGAAGGCTCAGTCGTATTTCGAGTACCGCAAGTACAAGGTCGATCGAGCCTTTCTGGGCGTTACCGATGCTCCCGGTTATGGTGACGCCAGGGCGGTCGCCAACGTGGTGATGGATGCCTATGCGAGCGAAACCATCGATTCGCTCGATGCTGTCTTCACGCGATTCAAATCGGCGGGTTCCCAGGAGGCAATGCTGACGGCGTTGTTGCCGATTACTCAGGTCGGGGAGGAATCGGAGGGGGAGCCGTCCAAGTCGATTGACTATTCCTACGAGCCATCACCGGGCGAGATCCTGGATCGTCTACTTCCGAGGTATGTAGAAGCGACCATCTTCTCGATGCTTCTCGAAGCTTCCGCCTCGGAGCATTCTGCCCGACGGAGGGCTATGAAAGCGGCCACCGATAACGCCGAGGATCTGATCAGGGCGCTAACCCAGCGTGCCAACCGGGCCCGGCAGGCAGAAATTACAACAGAGATTTCCGAGATTGTTGGCGGCGCCGAAGCGCTCAGCCAGGCATAA
- a CDS encoding F0F1 ATP synthase subunit alpha, with protein sequence MSEMTINPEDITSALKANLADWSPSIQTETIGYVTAIADGVARVKGLPATMASELLEFPGGLLGVALQIDEADLGVVLMGEYSHVEEGSPVRQTGDILSIPVGDAMLGRVIDPLGAPIDGKGPIATTERRMLETQAPSVVQRQPVSEPLQTGIKAIDGMIPIGRGQRELIIGDRQTGKTAVAVDAIINQKGQDVKCIYVAIGQKASTVAEVVASLERNGAMEYTVVVSATASDPAALQMYAPYAGSAIGQHWMYNGQHALIVFDDLSKQAVAYREISLLLRRPPGREAYPGDVFYLHSRLLERCAKLSDELGGGSMTGLPIIETKAGDVSAFIPTNVISITDGQIFLETDLFFSGIRPAINAGISVSRVGGAAQISAMKKVAGSLRLNLAQFRELEAFAEFGSELDDASLSQLERGRRVVETLKQPQFSPLPVEEQVLEIYAVTNGLFDDVPVERIVKTNAALRTFVKTRNPELLDTIRQTGKLPEADALDAAINAFKETLGE encoded by the coding sequence ATGTCAGAGATGACCATCAATCCCGAAGACATCACGTCGGCCCTCAAAGCGAACCTGGCCGACTGGTCGCCTTCCATACAAACTGAGACAATCGGGTACGTGACGGCAATCGCCGATGGCGTTGCCCGCGTCAAGGGACTTCCCGCCACCATGGCTTCGGAGCTCCTTGAGTTCCCGGGTGGTCTGCTCGGTGTTGCCCTTCAGATCGACGAAGCCGACCTCGGTGTCGTACTCATGGGTGAGTACAGCCACGTCGAAGAGGGCTCCCCGGTTCGACAGACCGGTGACATTCTTTCCATTCCGGTTGGCGATGCGATGCTCGGTCGCGTGATTGATCCGCTCGGCGCTCCCATCGACGGAAAAGGCCCGATTGCGACCACCGAACGACGCATGCTAGAAACCCAGGCGCCGTCGGTCGTCCAACGTCAGCCGGTCAGTGAACCTCTCCAGACCGGTATCAAGGCCATCGATGGCATGATCCCCATTGGCCGTGGACAGCGAGAGCTGATTATTGGTGACCGTCAGACCGGCAAGACGGCCGTCGCGGTCGATGCCATCATCAACCAGAAGGGCCAGGACGTAAAGTGCATTTACGTTGCCATCGGTCAGAAGGCATCGACCGTCGCCGAGGTCGTCGCCTCATTGGAACGTAACGGGGCCATGGAGTACACCGTCGTTGTGTCCGCCACCGCTTCGGATCCGGCCGCTCTCCAAATGTACGCTCCGTACGCCGGGTCGGCCATCGGTCAGCACTGGATGTACAACGGTCAGCATGCGCTCATCGTCTTCGACGATCTATCCAAGCAGGCTGTGGCCTACCGTGAGATTTCCTTGCTTCTGCGTCGCCCACCGGGCCGTGAAGCCTATCCGGGTGACGTCTTCTACTTGCACAGCCGCCTGTTGGAGCGTTGCGCCAAGCTGTCAGACGAGCTCGGCGGAGGGTCGATGACGGGGTTACCGATCATCGAGACCAAAGCAGGCGACGTCTCGGCATTCATCCCCACCAACGTGATTTCGATTACCGACGGACAGATCTTCCTGGAGACGGACTTGTTCTTCTCCGGTATTCGTCCGGCCATCAATGCTGGTATTTCGGTGTCGCGAGTTGGTGGCGCGGCGCAAATCTCTGCTATGAAGAAGGTGGCGGGTTCGTTGCGTTTGAACCTCGCCCAATTCCGTGAGTTGGAAGCGTTCGCCGAATTCGGTTCCGAGCTTGACGATGCCTCACTCTCCCAGTTGGAGCGGGGCCGGCGGGTCGTCGAGACGCTCAAACAGCCTCAGTTCTCGCCGCTACCCGTTGAGGAGCAGGTGCTGGAGATCTACGCGGTCACCAACGGCCTGTTCGATGATGTGCCGGTTGAACGGATTGTGAAGACCAACGCCGCCTTGCGGACGTTTGTGAAGACCCGCAATCCCGAGTTACTGGATACGATTCGCCAGACCGGGAAGCTGCCCGAAGCCGACGCCCTCGATGCGGCGATCAACGCATTCAAAGAAACACTTGGGGAGTAG